In Bacillota bacterium, one genomic interval encodes:
- a CDS encoding Gfo/Idh/MocA family oxidoreductase, which produces MAEVKKARIAFVGCGGHATHSLFPAVHRIPEMELVAVCDLREELAQRNARWFGALRWYTDVATMLSKEELHGVVIVGPPQMHYEVGKQCLDAGLPIFVEKPSALSSALARDLAEHADRKGLWGGVAYMKRFAVGYELAKQIARREEEFGRVTVVEIRFSNGPYPAIWGISRAAEAFLIGQAVHLFNLARYFGGEVEEVYARLHEVEENRFGYAINLRFASGALGILNLNALESPTWKIHERMALTGVDCWLEVEDMLRLRYRPRGEPVAEPPVGGRNQWIEWQPDWTEILRVHAVGCFGYMGELQNFARSCLGQETPRSTLWDGAKDLQVAEAVWRSAQTGEVVSLGNRT; this is translated from the coding sequence ATGGCTGAAGTCAAGAAAGCACGTATCGCGTTCGTTGGGTGTGGAGGACATGCAACCCATTCGCTCTTCCCGGCAGTGCATCGGATACCGGAGATGGAGCTGGTGGCGGTGTGCGACCTGCGCGAGGAACTGGCTCAACGCAACGCCCGCTGGTTTGGAGCATTGCGCTGGTACACCGATGTCGCCACCATGCTGTCGAAGGAGGAACTGCATGGTGTGGTGATTGTGGGACCGCCGCAAATGCACTACGAAGTGGGCAAGCAGTGTCTGGATGCGGGGCTACCCATTTTTGTGGAAAAACCATCCGCGCTTTCGTCTGCGCTGGCGCGGGATCTGGCAGAGCACGCCGACCGCAAAGGCTTGTGGGGTGGAGTTGCCTACATGAAGCGGTTTGCTGTGGGCTACGAGCTCGCGAAGCAGATTGCCCGTCGGGAGGAGGAGTTCGGGCGGGTCACGGTGGTGGAAATCCGCTTTTCCAACGGTCCCTATCCTGCCATCTGGGGCATCTCTCGGGCGGCGGAGGCGTTTCTCATTGGGCAGGCGGTGCATCTGTTCAATCTGGCTCGCTACTTCGGCGGCGAGGTGGAGGAGGTCTATGCCCGCCTGCACGAGGTGGAAGAGAATCGCTTCGGTTACGCCATCAACCTGCGTTTCGCCAGCGGTGCGCTCGGAATCCTGAACCTGAATGCGCTGGAGTCGCCAACGTGGAAGATTCACGAGCGCATGGCGTTGACAGGGGTAGATTGCTGGCTGGAGGTAGAGGATATGCTTCGTCTGCGCTACCGCCCGCGCGGGGAGCCGGTCGCAGAGCCTCCTGTCGGTGGCAGGAACCAGTGGATCGAGTGGCAGCCCGACTGGACGGAAATCCTGCGTGTGCACGCGGTGGGCTGTTTTGGATACATGGGTGAGCTGCAGAACTTCGCGCGAAGCTGTCTGGGGCAAGAGACGCCGCGCAGCACGCTCTGGGACGGCGCGAAAGACCTGCAGGTCGCTGAAGCGGTATGGCGCAGTGCACAAACGGGAGAGGTGGTCTCATTGGGCAACAGGACGTGA
- a CDS encoding Uma2 family endonuclease, which translates to MQMVQSTVRSHAIRMTYEEFLRWKDEDTHAEWVDGEVTLTMPPKDRHQDIVLFLASLLRILLDLTAVGRVRTAPLEVYLPKRPASREPDIVVVLGENIANLSEDRFTGAPDLIVEVISEDSVRRDRVEKFLEYEREGVREYWLIDSRPAHYGVEAFALEAAVYTPIEVDHEGWLQSRVLPGFRVKPAWFTSDSLPDSLSALSEMLSPELKTQLRQRLGGE; encoded by the coding sequence ATGCAGATGGTGCAATCCACCGTGCGCAGTCATGCGATACGCATGACCTACGAAGAGTTTCTGCGGTGGAAGGACGAGGACACCCACGCCGAATGGGTAGATGGGGAGGTTACCCTGACGATGCCGCCCAAAGACAGACATCAGGATATCGTGCTGTTCCTGGCTTCGTTGCTTCGCATCCTGCTGGATTTGACGGCAGTGGGCAGGGTACGCACTGCGCCGCTGGAGGTTTACCTGCCCAAACGCCCTGCCTCCCGCGAACCGGACATTGTGGTCGTGTTGGGGGAGAACATAGCGAATCTTAGCGAGGACCGCTTCACCGGCGCGCCAGACCTGATCGTGGAGGTGATTTCGGAGGACAGCGTACGGCGAGACCGTGTGGAGAAGTTCCTCGAGTATGAGCGCGAAGGTGTGCGAGAGTACTGGCTCATCGACTCGCGTCCTGCTCACTATGGTGTGGAGGCTTTTGCGCTGGAAGCCGCCGTCTACACGCCGATCGAAGTCGACCACGAGGGCTGGCTGCAGAGCCGGGTTCTGCCCGGCTTTCGTGTGAAGCCCGCCTGGTTCACCAGCGATTCCCTGCCCGACTCGCTATCTGCGCTGAGCGAGATGCTCTCGCCTGAACTGAAAACCCAGCTGAGGCAGCGTCTAGGGGGAGAGTAG